The window TGTATTTCCGTTCGCAGCGCACGGCAAAAGGAGTGGGAATCCCGGTCAAGTCCTCGTACCTCCACCTTCAGACACTGGGGACGGAATGGAAGAAGGAGGTGAAGCTAGCCCTGATGACACAAGGTGGATCCTCTCCAAACTGGTAGTACCCTCCCGCAGCCAGTGGCGACAACTGGAAGCTGCCAAGAGTCGTGCTGGCGAGGAAGGAGATAGACTTGCATCGAGGTAAGTTCAATATTAATCCGAATATTATCACATTCATGTCCTCAGTTGGCAATAGATAGTTATTTAGAGGAAAACAGGTAACTCCGCACGTCTTAGACACCGTGTCCGACGTGTGAAGTTAAGTGGTAGATCATTGACACTCTGGTTGTGACTAGACGGCCAAACGAGATACCTCGCAATTTTTCAGAACACATTTTATATACCAGATGGCTCTAGAACGcccactttctacttataaatgtcccgcatgcacaaatggtgaatgggttgtctaccaactgattttcacaggggaactacagCCAGCGggcaagttacgtcagaatataaagagataagaAGCTGTTTGtaaaaaccttgttatcttatctgctaattccttcgtttattttctttaattattaatataattattgacggaaatacgcacaaaatgctgttcgtcgcggctaaccaatttgagTAGCACtgcggcaagtaatggagactttgcatgtgctgtgaggaagggtagtacgGGTACATGTTTTCTTTGCCAAGGTCGTGGCCCTTGTCGctcgcattcatcagtctggcagtctctttagtgccttttagttccttagtgtgtattcaaaAACAAATAattctgtgagcttgcaaccgggagacagtggtttcgaatcccactgtcggcagccctgaagatggttttccgtggtttcccattttcacatcgggcaagtgctgaggctgtacctagtTTAAGGaaatggtcacttcctttccacgcgtagccctttcctgtctcatcctaTCTATGTcactgtgacgtaaagccaattgtaaaaagagtattcaattgtaattgtatttcaacgggagataataccaacattcctttcactgggctaaattatttctttgtgttatgttatttattaagtaaatgtatttaacctgccccgtagtatgtttttgagacctggtgaaaattttattatacagctttgaatcaaaatctaaaaaaaaaactgTTACGAATAATCCCCGGGcgggttaattacatttacatataaaataacataatacaaacgaaagaatttagtccggtgaaagtaaagttggtgttctctcgcgttgaaattacaattaggctacaattaaatatatcttttttttttacaattgaatttacgtcgcaccgacacagataaaacttatgggaaggaagcggctgtggccttaatcaaggtacagccccagcatttgcctagtatgaaaatggaaaacaacgaaaaaaccatcttcagggctgccgacagtgggattcgaaaccactatctcccgaatgcaagctcacagctgcgcacccgtaaccccacggccagctcgcccggtacaatcgcccggtacggcatgattatgtaattaaaaataatttagtatttgaatacacactaagaaactaacagacactaaagagattgccagactgatgaatgcgcgcggcgagcgggtgaattataactcagtggccacgaccttgtcAAAACAATATGTACCCTTACCacattcctcacagcacatgcaaagtctccactacttgccgtagcgctatacaaatcggttagccgcaacaaaCGGCGTTTTGTGCGtctttccgccaataattatgttaattaaagaaaataaagcaaataattagcaTGTAAGACAatgcttgtacaaatagcttttgtttaaataattcctagttccagctggctaaagaggaataaaatgtaatgtttactctacaAAGTCGGTGGGGGAGGctggggcgactgtccctcctcgccctgccgcctaatcgccgctactgtttgtagacacgccaaagatgcagtaagggaaatctaataacttcttaattcatacacgtgtagacattacactctataaaagagttgattgtctttttctttctttcgtaatctgtttaccctccagggttggttttccctaggactcagagagggatcccacctctaccgcctaaagggcagtgtcctggagcgtgagacattgggtcaggagatacaactggggagaatgaccagtacctcgcccaggcggcctcacctgctatgctgaacaggggctttggtgggggatggcaagattggagggatagacaaggaagagggaaggaagcggccgtgaccttaagttaggtagcatcccggcatttgcctggaggagaagtgagaaaccacggaaaaccacttccaggatggctgaggtgggaattgaacgagtctctactcagttgacctcccgaggctgattggaccccgttccagccctcgtaccacttttcaaatttcgtggcagagccgggaatcgaacccgagcctccgtgggtagcagctgatcacactaaccactacaccacagagacggataaagttgattgtatgaaacaaaaactaatactgttcagtGAAATACGTgcgtagaaggcatacgtctgtttggagcttctgtcgCATTCCGACCGGGTTTTCCAGTATAAAATAATGCCTGTttttcatcgctgctgaacacactagtcattgtcgatatgcagacagcaaatatagtgcggctgtaccatacaccagcctagaagtatgcggtggaaaacgatgtttgctaatgcaaggggtgcattagacaaGCGGCGCCgaataacatgctgcgagcgacactccgattcttatctcttcatatcctgacgtaacctgcccgctggcagtagttcccctgtgaaaatcagttggtagacatcccactcattatttgtgcatgcgggagatttatatgtagaaagtacggcgttcgggagccacctggtatatactcCAAATGCAACAACGACGTTCTCCCACTAACAGCAGCATTTTGGATAAAAATGGACAATGGGAAATAATGGACAATAACTCACGTGTCCATCGTGCAATTATCATCAAACACTTCCTTCGTCATGATGGTAGCTCCTGAATAGAGTACCTTACCTTTTGCCTAGATACATCTGGCATAAGTCGACACGAGCTCTTTATGGACGTTCTGACCGGCCACGTAATCTGCAAGACTTAAAATCAAACTTACGTCACATTCAGCCACTGTAAAGTGAAGCGACGGGGTCTTCAGTAACACCAATTAAGAAGTGCACTTACAGCCAACTATGCAACAACATGAATCTCATCAGTCCGTATCTAGCTCTGAAGATAAGAGGTAGTGAGTTTGGTACCTATTATGATGTGAAGTGAAAATTCATCATGTGACGAGAATGTCCAAAATAGAAAGGAACGTTGAGTGTAGAACGTATGTTGCTACTGAATAGTTGGAAGAGTTTGATGATTCAACATTCCTTGCTTTTTACCTAGTGGTTAGGgtccgtagctgtgagcttgcattcaggaaatggtggcttccaatcccaccgtcggcatcccttaCGATAGTTTTCAAttactttccattttcacactaggcaaatgctgaagtTTTGCCTTAATTAGCGCACGattgtttctttcccattcctagccctttcccatatttGCGTAACCGAAAACCTCTCATGTCTCATATCTTGACTTGGTTCACATTATTACTCCACCTATACGACAGAGGAATACTTTGCAGGAGACGCGGGTCTTGAGTGGAACTGCGACCTTCCTGACACGTCGCTTGAGAGTGGTACGGTACCCGTCGGACACGCGTCTCTTTGGAGTAGCGCCAGTTATCATACCCCGCTCTTTAACTTTGAAAAGGACTCGGAATACATTTTCTAAATACTGAAATGCCAGTCACGTCGTTTCATGTTGGTTGAATGTGAGATAGGCCTACAATAAATCACCAGCTACCAAAGAGACAATTTGTACCACGAATGTTTTATGATCTTGTGTACGGTACCGCATGCAAAGTTGGATTCTAGCAAATATCTGAGCAAAATAACATGCTACCCAGTATTAACGGTGTTAATGTGGATGTGGAAAACTTCAACTCTCAAAACCAACTATGTGACCTTGTACGGAAATGTTTTCGTTTTCGGTTTGTTGATTTTAAATTTACTCCAATTGTATTTTACCTTTATATTATGACCCTAGTCATGAAATTCACCAGAGATGTCAATCAAAAGTTAAATATCTGACTAAAAGGGAGTAAATTACAACAAGTTAAGTCATTTTTTTACCTTGGTAACCTGATGACTTCGAATAGGAGACGTCAGAATTAAGCTGTAGCTAGGATAACTCAAGGAAAGCAGGCCTTCAGTATGATGAGAAGGCTTCTGACATTAAATCTGTGGCATTGGTCCAAAGAAAACCGTTCATTAAAACCTACGTGTGGAGTGTTGCCAGGTAAGCTTCGGAAACATGAAATCTCAGGAAAGCTAACAAGGCAAAATTGAgatcatttgagatgtggtgctggatggtggtggtggtggtggtggtggtggtggtggtggtggtggtggtggtggtggtggtggtggtggtggtaggtaTCCTGTACCAAAAGAGTGAAAAGTGAGCCGATACTATGTAATATTCAAGAAAGCTACCATCTTATGGAGTCCGTTGAGAAAAGAAGAAACCAACTCTTTAGGCCCCTGATAAGACACTCCAGTGGATGCACTACCGTGCGGATGGAAGAATACCTGTTTGAAGACTAGTACAACGTTCCTGGATGAAATAAAGGAAGAAGGGCTACATCAAACTATTAAGCAATTGGCTATCAAAAGAACACAATTCACTTACTTTCATGCTACACTACAATCTCCAGGttgagaagacgaagaagaatactTTTGTGTTGAGTATTATGAGCTATATACTTCTTTTATGTGTGTCCGAATTCGAATCCAGAACCTCCACGTGAGAGGCAGAGACTCAACTTCTTCATCACAAGGCTGGATCAAGCGAAGTTATCCTTATCCATCTACAGTACTATTTCATTCTTCTTCCAGAACTTTTTCTGTCTTCTCCCAGAACTTCGTTGTGCATAAGTCCAGCGGTACCTCCTACACTATACGCTGCCACGAGAGTTTATAGTCCTTTAAAAAATGTGGACCAGCCAAGTGGACGAACGGTACCGAAATGTTTCACCTCAGGACGTTGTACACCTCGAGTTTTCAATTCTCTGTTGCTCTCTGAGACTTCGAGAGCTTAATTTCCTCCTCCAACACCGAAGGCTTCTTCCGTACGTCATCTCCGAGGGCTTCTTACCTTAATCCTCTGGGGCTTCATACCCGACTTTACTTCAGGAGTTCGGGCTGCTGCCCACTGGTGGGGTTGGTTTATCCCACGATTTGGGTCCACGCGTCGGAAACCCCTAGACTTCATACCACCATCCCCCACACTCTCAGCCGTCTACGCTAAACCCCTAATAATGTATCGATATCCGCAGTATAATCCCACCGCCATAGCcacaaccaccaacaccaccaccaccatcaccaccccacaacaacaacaacgacaacataAACAACCAAAACCTACACCTGCTCCGCATCGGCGTTCGCCGATGCACTCGCGGTCGTGTATCACACGGGAGGGTGATGCCCTCCTTCACTGATCCAAATTACTAGGTACGTTATCTCCCCGTGGCACCCAACCCCCAGTGGGAAGATGCGCAGGTTCAATACAAGAGGACAGCCCCGCACACACCTCCAGAGGAAGCTCAAGCTCTCCAGCAGCTGGCGGTTAATCGCGCACTGTCACAACTTGTAACCGCCGAAAAGCCTATACCCCTCTCCACGGAGAGCAAAACACCACCAATCCCGTTAGCACACTGCCTCTGCCACCGCCGATCGCTTATTCATCTCAAAAGCAAGATACCCCCTCAATAAACCCGGACGTTACAGCCAGCTCCAACTGGAACTCACCCTTTTCTTCTACAAAACCCCTCCCCGGAACACTGGTCTCCTGACTCCACCTTCACAACTATTCACCGCTTTACTATGCGCCGAGAGATTACTGCGAAGATCCATGATACCTCTAACGGCATCATCATCAAGGTCAACGGTGACGCAGTGGCTTTACACCTCACACAATCAATAGGAGACAATCATTTGGCTTCAAACGTCCCCTTGAAGCCCTTGTCCCAGCCTACCATGAACCCCCATGCGGCACAGCTTACTTAGCTGGGTCGTCGTGGGCTGTATCCTACCACATAAGAAgacaccatcatcaccatcatcgcgtTCCAGTAAGGAAGGCCTTCCGCATTAGAAATGAATCAGGATCCATCTTTGTGGTGCCGATACTCCTACCATCTCTGGAAGATGTGGACAGAGTTCTAGCTAGCGGCGGTAAAACCCTTCCGAGCCTTCCTACAAAAATTACCAGCTGCGAGTGATGTCTTGCATATAATCTGCACCCTAAAACTCACTGCAGCGCCAAAATACAGAAATGTGGGCATTGCTCGCAACTACATATTACCTCCGATTGCCCTAACAAACTACAAAATCCACCATACACactaccccacccccaccccctacgAAGCAACACGTAAGGAGACTCTCATCCCGCGTATGCCGGGCGCTGAAAAGCTCGACCTCACCTCCAAACCAACCATTAATGGTTTCCCCTTTTACGCATCATGACACACCTACAACTCCTACCCGCTCACTATCCCTACCTCCCATTTCGAAGACATGACAAGAACGTATCACCATCTCCCTGTGCAATATGCAGCCTTATAAAAATCCTCTATTCTTGAGCCTCCAAGTAACTGCAAATCAGAATTTAAACCTCCACTTTCAAACATCCCACTGCGGCCTAATACTCATTTTCATTTTACCCCTCTGGAAACCCTGGTTTAAACTCCATCTCGCTCATCCTCTTCACTCGCCCTCAGTTATAGCACTCACTCTACGATACATAGAGAATTTGGTCTTCGAAATGGGATAAGGGGTGGATCGGAGGATCACTAACAGTACTCAATCACCTGTAAATGGGTGGGTGAAATGGAAACGAATTATCATTAATATATCCCATCATCCACAAACAGCCTCTCACCCATTCATCCAACGACTCATTAATCACCTCCCCACTAACTCATTCGCACAGAGCCATATCACATCCATTCACAAACATAGGCCCATTCATATAACTGCCACTGTCATACACGTCATTCCATCATTCAGCTAAATAATACTCTATAATATATGCACACACTCCCCTTTAGCCAAGAGGCAAATAATGTCTCACATTACAACAGTCAACATCTTATTTCCCATCCCGCATCCTTTGTAACTCAGTTCAACCTCATCTCTTTGCTCGGCTAAAATAGGCTCTttccctctaggtggcccgccccattcCCTCAGGGTAGGGAATGAATACTTCCTTACGCAGATAGTCAAGCAAAGACAACTCATATTATTTGACTTAAGTGCCTCAGTCGATCTGTATGAGGATTAATTTGACTTCTACTGTTCCCAGATCCGGAATAATGGCCGACGACGCGGCGGGTCCTATTTTGGTTCCAGCTCCGGAGTTCCCGGAAGAGCTGAGTCCGGAAATGGCGGGAGAACTACTACTGATGGCAGCGCCTGAGGAGGAAACAGCCAGGAGGACGCCCCAGAAACTGCACCTCTACCAGATCATGGTGAgaaactactactattattattattattattattattattattattattattattattattattattattattattattattattatgttcacctCCGTAGCTAgcataacagttagtgttatttcctgccgtccttggaggcccgggttctattcccggtactgctagaaatttaagaatggcgggagggctggcatgtggttgaaatggtacatgcagctcatctccattggagttgtgcctgaaaagagctgcaccacctcggtatgaggacaccagtttacttttacttattattattattattattattattattattattattattattattattattattattattattatcattgaaaatccacagcttgtttccagtcattcgaccgggtcaggaatgtaatgaatgaatgatgcccctatctagcggcgaggataggaattgtgccggctgccgaagcctgtcacactcctctggggcagtgattaatgaatggcagatgaaatgagatactggagagtgttgctggagtgaaatatgacaggaaaaaccagagtacccggagagaaacctgtcccgcctccactttgtccagcacaaatctcacatggagtggccgggatttgaaccacggaacccagcggtgagaggccggcgcgctgccgcctgggccgcGGAGGCTCtatttttttattatcattatcattgttattattattattattattattattattattattattattattattattattattattattattattattattagtattattagtattagtattattatgttaTATAAAATACCTTATTTTTAAAATGGTTACAAGTATGTGAGAAATCATTCAGTCGTGCATCATGTTTGTAGAAATATTAGTTCATTCTAGAAATTCGAGGCACATTTGGTTGTTAACCGCAGGTACCGTTATGGGTTTGGGTATTTTATCCATTGATGTGCATTACTATAGGATTCTTAGTAgtaaaactgtccggctccattactaaatggttagcgtgctggcctttggtcacagggtcccgggttcgattcccggcagggttggtaattataaccatcattggttaatttcgctggcataggggctgggggtatgtgtcgtcttcatcttcatttcatcctcatcacgaagcgcagatcacctgcgagcgtcaaatcaaaagacctgcacctggcgagccgaacatgttctcggacacatccggcactaaaagccatacgccatttcattttagtagTGAAACTTACTATATTCAGCCTAGGATTGTGTTAGATGTACTAGAATATGAAGTATGTACTGTCCCAGCATGTCTCTGAGTAAGTATGAAAAAATACAGAAGGAATGCTTAGGATTGCAGCTGGCAGCTCTATGATTTGCGCCACGGAGCTTTAGATTCTCAGTCCTATTTGGGGACGAACTGCTATGTACGAAAATGGTTAACCATGACATTACAACTTTCCGCATTGTGGAGTTAAGGGGATTGCCATGGCCGATTAAATAACCGGTAAGAAAAGATAAGCATCATAAGAGAAGCACAAGTGACACAAATGATAGCTGTAGGGAGCTTCAGAAAATATTTCTGAGTGAAGGCTCGAACACCGAACATTTAAGATAGTCTGACAAGTCTGACAGTCTTGTTGTTTATAAAATGACTCAGAAATCTTGTGAACCGGGACGGAAGAGGCTCACTTAGTTCATCCGTAAGGACGTGGATTCTGTTCCCCGTTAGAATGTGGAGATATTTAGatatttagaaaaataattttcgATTCCTGAGAATTATATAACCCAGTGGTCCTATACCACAAATAAGAACGAGGTGAATTATTGGAAGCAAGATGGCATTACATAGATCCAATCATTTCGACCCTATTACCGTTAGTAGTCTACTGAGGTCACGGATAGTGAAATACGTTACTTTTCAGTCTCCCTACGACTTTCACGACCTATAAAGGAGACAGTGATTCGTTTCTTATTTTTAAGAACTCGTGTATGCAGTTTGGCTGTAAGGCAGTCTCAGTCAAAATATGCCACATTGTGAAGTTATGGTGATTGTGATGATCGAGTAAATAACCAGGGAGGAAAGATAATCATGTAAGAGAAGTACAAGTGGCACAAATACTGGTTGTAGAGAACttcagataatattctgagtgaAGGCCATGCGGATTAGTGTGGCATAAAATTAGCACTTTAAAAAAAATCGGGTACCAATAGAGGAAAACTCTAAGATTTTTTAATGCCACGCACCAAATACAGTATTGTAGGAGATGGACTATTTCGCGGCCTGACTTTCTATGAACTTCCAGAAAGACAGCAAAGTGAGAAAGAAAAAATGTGTAGGAAAGGTACTTCATACCAAGTTACACATGCATCGCTCTTTTGAGACCATCTTGGCTGTACTGGAGCGAGCGCAGGATTCACTCGTAACTTCTTAAGCGTAAGCTTCGAGTAATTGACatgagaaagagaaaaaatgtgtagtaaagctaccACATACCAAATTATACATGCATCGCTCTTTTGAGACCAACTTCGCTGTATAGGGGC is drawn from Anabrus simplex isolate iqAnaSimp1 chromosome 1, ASM4041472v1, whole genome shotgun sequence and contains these coding sequences:
- the LOC136863891 gene encoding uncharacterized protein, translated to MSHRRELLPQGASALLLLLLVIGLADSAAGSCLQYGHSCWGAHGKRSGNPGQVLVPPPSDTGDGMEEGGEASPDDTRWILSKLVVPSRSQWRQLEAAKSRAGEEGDRLASRSGIMADDAAGPILVPAPEFPEELSPEMAGELLLMAAPEEETARRTPQKLHLYQIMNHGAARKMD